One window from the genome of Vibrio vulnificus NBRC 15645 = ATCC 27562 encodes:
- a CDS encoding Lrp/AsnC family transcriptional regulator: MLDKVDLKLLSLLQQDGTLSLSDLAEQVNLTTTPCWKRLKRLEDEGFIEKKVALLNAEKLDLSFIAFVQIKTCDHSYAWYDRFVATVNDFPEVMEFYRMAGEYDYMMKVLVKDMKNFDTFYKKLVNSVEGISNVTSTFAMEPLKYTTALPLGQ, translated from the coding sequence ATGCTGGATAAAGTTGATCTGAAGCTACTTTCACTACTGCAGCAGGATGGCACCTTGTCCCTGAGCGATTTGGCTGAGCAAGTGAATCTCACCACGACACCGTGCTGGAAGCGCCTAAAGCGTTTAGAAGATGAAGGCTTTATTGAAAAGAAAGTGGCTTTGCTGAATGCAGAGAAATTGGATCTCTCATTTATTGCCTTTGTGCAAATTAAAACCTGTGATCACTCTTATGCGTGGTATGACCGTTTCGTTGCAACAGTGAACGATTTTCCTGAAGTGATGGAGTTCTATCGCATGGCGGGTGAGTACGACTACATGATGAAAGTGTTGGTTAAAGATATGAAAAACTTCGATACTTTTTATAAGAAGTTGGTCAATAGTGTTGAAGGGATATCCAACGTCACCTCAACGTTTGCGATGGAGCCTCTCAAATACACCACCGCGCTACCGCTTGGTCAGTGA
- the tesB gene encoding acyl-CoA thioesterase II — MSKPLNELLSLLQLEKLEEGLFRGQSENLGLPQVYGGQVLGQALSAARYTVSDDRTVHSFHSYFLYPGDPEKAIIYDVENLRDGKSFSTRRVKAIQNGRPIFYLTASYHGEAPGFEHQNTMPDIPGPENFMSESELASHIAEFLPAKLRQTFCGEKPIETRPVTVINPLNPKKAEPKQYLWIRANGEMPDSQLIHQYLLAYASDWGFLVTALHPHEVSLMTPKFQVATIDHSIWFHRPFKMDEWLLYVIESPTASNTRGLVRGEIYNQQGHLVATAVQEGVMRFIDKK; from the coding sequence ATGAGTAAACCCTTAAACGAGTTACTAAGTTTACTGCAACTTGAAAAGCTGGAAGAAGGACTGTTCAGGGGTCAAAGTGAGAATCTTGGTTTACCACAAGTGTATGGAGGCCAAGTGTTGGGGCAGGCCTTATCGGCAGCTCGCTATACGGTCTCTGACGACCGCACGGTGCATTCGTTTCACAGCTATTTTCTCTATCCTGGCGATCCAGAAAAAGCCATCATCTACGATGTCGAGAATTTAAGAGACGGTAAAAGTTTCAGCACTCGCCGTGTTAAAGCAATCCAAAATGGACGCCCAATATTCTATCTCACCGCTTCCTACCATGGTGAAGCACCGGGGTTTGAACACCAAAATACCATGCCCGATATTCCAGGGCCGGAAAATTTCATGTCTGAATCGGAGCTCGCCAGTCATATTGCTGAGTTTCTTCCCGCTAAGCTGAGACAAACCTTTTGTGGAGAGAAACCGATCGAGACCAGACCTGTCACCGTCATCAACCCGCTTAATCCTAAAAAGGCCGAGCCAAAACAGTATCTCTGGATACGCGCCAACGGTGAGATGCCCGACAGTCAATTGATCCACCAGTATCTGTTAGCCTACGCCTCTGATTGGGGATTTTTAGTCACGGCATTACATCCACACGAAGTTTCGCTCATGACGCCGAAGTTCCAAGTAGCGACCATCGATCACTCCATCTGGTTCCACCGACCATTTAAGATGGATGAATGGCTGCTCTATGTCATCGAAAGCCCAACAGCCTCTAATACCCGAGGACTGGTTCGTGGCGAGATCTACAATCAGCAAGGCCACTTAGTGGCTACAGCGGTGCAAGAAGGGGTGATGCGCTTTATTGATAAAAAGTAA
- a CDS encoding TnsA endonuclease N-terminal domain-containing protein, which translates to MFDQTKKSSHVHNICKFMSLKNDAVVRTLSILEFDFCFHLEYNPNIKSFTSQPFGFHYQFNNRKCRYTPDFLAIDHNEQSTFFEVKHSSQILKPDFRERFEEKQRVALSEFNRRLVLVTEKQIRMGPTLDNFKLLHRYSGLRTVTEFQKRVLAFIQRKQMVKLQEVSLYFGLSEQDTLISTLPWISSGHVKTDLNTIGFGLETCVWC; encoded by the coding sequence ATGTTTGACCAAACTAAGAAATCATCTCACGTACACAACATCTGTAAGTTCATGAGCTTGAAGAACGATGCTGTTGTTCGCACTCTCTCTATTCTGGAATTCGATTTCTGTTTTCACCTCGAATACAACCCAAACATCAAAAGTTTTACCTCTCAACCTTTTGGCTTCCACTATCAGTTCAATAATCGCAAGTGCCGATATACTCCAGACTTTTTAGCAATAGATCATAATGAGCAATCAACATTCTTCGAGGTCAAACACTCTAGCCAGATTCTTAAACCTGATTTTAGGGAGCGCTTTGAAGAGAAGCAGAGAGTAGCGTTGAGTGAGTTCAACAGACGGTTAGTTCTCGTTACTGAAAAGCAAATTAGGATGGGACCAACGCTAGATAACTTTAAGTTGTTACACCGCTACTCTGGATTGCGCACAGTGACCGAGTTTCAAAAGCGAGTTTTGGCTTTTATTCAACGCAAGCAAATGGTCAAGTTGCAAGAGGTGTCTTTGTATTTTGGTCTATCAGAGCAAGACACACTTATCTCTACTCTACCTTGGATCTCTTCGGGGCACGTTAAAACAGACCTCAACACGATTGGCTTTGGTCTAGAAACCTGCGTTTGGTGCTAA
- a CDS encoding DUF1244 domain-containing protein yields MTQFKYQELTQEQQDKLDAAAFRRLLAHLDANKEVQNIDLMILAGFCRNCFSKWYKAEADVLGLDLDLDDARERVYGMTYEEWKTNHQPEATPEQLAAFEAKQKK; encoded by the coding sequence GTGACACAGTTTAAATACCAAGAGTTGACTCAAGAGCAGCAAGACAAACTCGATGCTGCCGCATTTCGCCGTCTGCTGGCTCACCTTGATGCCAACAAAGAGGTGCAAAATATTGATTTGATGATTTTGGCGGGTTTTTGTCGTAACTGCTTTAGCAAATGGTACAAAGCCGAAGCGGATGTTTTAGGGTTAGATCTTGATTTGGATGATGCTCGTGAGCGTGTTTACGGCATGACTTATGAAGAGTGGAAAACCAATCATCAACCTGAAGCCACGCCAGAGCAATTGGCGGCTTTTGAGGCAAAACAGAAGAAATAA
- a CDS encoding GGDEF domain-containing protein produces MIKKFGWLLSCVFVWVSFNCWAKSKEITVATEADDVVTRVLFDAIAEQFALDVTYVNMPSFDAILDSVARGETDFAANITFTHEREKRFSYSHPTNIEYTYLYSNTTNSLRDATRIGVPQDTIYGELIAVNHPDIQLVSYQGHEEAYVLISHGRVDGIVDAINQLKPMLLKGTNAHLLNDEISIKPVSIVSQKGQHLEELTQFAQFIHSEQMQKRLREEITQYQFAIRKQALQQAIAQAPLDLDEPLTIKLEPIYPYVIYHPDGHVSGITAEVLQQSCDILTLNCQLVSRSDERWGEMLQGFIQQEFDLLAPLAMTKAREQFTYYTSPHYAPQSVIVKRLGYKPNVYSHVSQLIAERVGVVEDDYFDALLTQMLPLKELSRFSDHDAMVSALLANRVDYITMDTATLNYLLRNELKLAIEQDDAIGVFDASKISIGLANTEKGRVLAPYFSRAIEMLDLNSIIERYDVRPDWRSSLDMEQKFAAKTQTLFAAMLLLAFALSYYLHRLSNTDNLTGLGNRRQLQRKYGNGIAGDLAILYIDVNNFKPINDTYGHHCGDMVLKAIAQEIKSHWRGKGFRVGGDEFILIGKASQQEVEEAFERFSRIRLEQHIAGKPLIISSSIGLSARRERAMSLQKALHLADVDMYQSKNEQREMGYS; encoded by the coding sequence ATGATAAAAAAATTTGGTTGGCTGCTTTCCTGCGTATTCGTTTGGGTATCGTTCAACTGTTGGGCAAAGAGTAAAGAGATCACAGTGGCAACGGAAGCGGATGATGTGGTGACGCGGGTTCTGTTTGATGCCATTGCCGAGCAGTTTGCGCTGGATGTCACCTATGTGAATATGCCGAGTTTTGATGCTATTCTCGATTCAGTTGCGCGTGGTGAAACAGATTTCGCAGCGAACATTACGTTTACACATGAACGTGAAAAAAGATTCAGTTATTCACACCCAACCAATATTGAATATACCTATCTCTATTCTAATACGACCAATTCGTTGCGCGATGCGACACGTATTGGTGTGCCTCAAGACACCATTTATGGGGAGCTGATTGCGGTAAATCATCCAGACATTCAGCTTGTTTCGTACCAAGGCCACGAAGAAGCATATGTGTTGATCAGTCACGGTCGAGTGGATGGCATTGTGGATGCTATCAATCAACTTAAGCCTATGTTGCTTAAAGGGACCAATGCCCATCTTCTCAACGATGAAATTTCGATAAAACCCGTCTCTATCGTCAGTCAAAAAGGGCAACACTTAGAAGAGTTGACTCAATTTGCTCAGTTCATTCACAGCGAGCAGATGCAAAAAAGGCTTCGTGAAGAAATTACGCAATACCAATTTGCCATTCGAAAACAGGCGCTACAGCAGGCTATTGCTCAGGCCCCCCTCGATCTAGATGAACCATTGACCATCAAACTTGAGCCGATTTACCCTTATGTGATTTACCATCCTGATGGCCACGTGAGTGGTATTACTGCCGAAGTTCTGCAGCAAAGTTGCGATATTCTCACTCTTAACTGTCAACTGGTGAGCCGTTCAGATGAACGTTGGGGAGAAATGCTACAAGGCTTCATTCAGCAAGAGTTTGATCTACTGGCTCCGTTGGCTATGACCAAAGCGAGAGAGCAGTTTACTTATTACACAAGCCCACACTATGCGCCTCAGTCGGTTATCGTAAAACGTTTGGGGTATAAGCCCAATGTCTATTCTCATGTCTCCCAGTTAATTGCAGAGAGAGTAGGAGTGGTTGAGGATGACTACTTTGATGCGTTGTTGACGCAAATGTTGCCATTGAAAGAGCTGAGCCGTTTTTCCGATCACGATGCGATGGTCAGTGCTTTACTCGCCAACCGAGTGGATTACATCACGATGGACACGGCAACACTCAACTATTTACTACGAAATGAGTTGAAGCTGGCTATTGAGCAAGATGACGCGATTGGCGTATTTGATGCGTCGAAAATTTCTATCGGTTTGGCTAACACGGAAAAAGGCAGAGTGCTGGCTCCGTATTTTAGTCGGGCGATAGAAATGCTCGATCTCAATAGCATTATCGAACGTTACGATGTTCGTCCTGACTGGCGAAGCTCGTTAGACATGGAGCAAAAGTTTGCTGCAAAAACACAAACGCTATTTGCGGCGATGTTATTGCTCGCGTTTGCACTCTCATATTATCTGCATCGTTTATCGAATACAGATAATTTAACTGGGTTAGGCAATCGACGCCAACTACAGAGAAAATACGGTAATGGCATCGCAGGTGATCTTGCGATTTTGTATATCGACGTTAACAATTTTAAGCCGATTAACGACACATATGGTCATCACTGTGGCGACATGGTGCTCAAGGCCATCGCCCAAGAAATCAAAAGCCATTGGCGTGGCAAAGGTTTCCGCGTGGGTGGCGATGAGTTTATTTTAATTGGCAAAGCGTCTCAGCAAGAGGTTGAAGAAGCGTTTGAACGCTTTAGCCGAATTCGACTTGAGCAGCATATTGCCGGAAAACCATTGATCATCAGTTCTTCGATTGGCTTGTCCGCGAGACGGGAGCGGGCCATGAGCTTGCAAAAAGCGCTGCATCTGGCTGATGTCGACATGTACCAGAGCAAGAATGAACAACGTGAGATGGGTTATTCTTAA
- a CDS encoding MGMT family protein — MDHFLPQIFAVIQQIPFGKVTTYGEIARMAGFPGYARHVGKALGNLPEGTKLPWHRVINSQGRISLQGSNLNRQRQLLQAEQIEVSEIGKISLKKYRWQP, encoded by the coding sequence ATGGACCATTTTTTGCCCCAAATCTTTGCTGTAATTCAACAAATTCCCTTTGGTAAAGTGACCACGTACGGAGAAATTGCACGTATGGCTGGATTTCCTGGTTATGCAAGGCATGTCGGTAAAGCATTAGGGAACTTGCCAGAAGGCACAAAACTACCTTGGCATCGAGTGATCAACAGCCAGGGCAGAATTTCGTTGCAAGGTTCGAACCTCAATCGTCAACGCCAATTGTTGCAGGCTGAACAGATTGAAGTGAGTGAGATAGGAAAAATAAGTTTAAAAAAATACCGATGGCAACCTTAG
- a CDS encoding Mu transposase C-terminal domain-containing protein: MPPDSDNIFGFFDEFEASEEESQLLPKELILEPVEISSTIDSLPAKIQEEVLRRIKVITFVEKRLKGGWTEKNLNPILSLVESELQLTPPSWRTVATWKKSYSEAGREPWALIPKHTFKGNRQKEMDSQSLIDEAIQNVYLTRERLSVAEAYRYYKSRVIQMNRGIVEGKIKPIAERSFYNRINELPPYEVAIARFGKRYADREYRSVGQQVAATKPMEFVEIDHTPVPVILIDDELDIPLGRPYLTMLYDRFSKCIVGCSINFREPSFDSVRKALLNSLLDKSWLKAKYPSIENEWPCHGKIDCLVVDNGAEFWSQSLEDSLRPLVSDIQYSQAAKPWRKSGIEKLFDQMNKGLVNALPGKTFTNPTQLQDYNPKKDAVVRVSVFLELLHKWIVDYYHMAPDSREREIPYHKWHQSKWTPSYYDGAEKEQLRVELGLLRHRTIGVAGIRLHNLRYQSAELIEYRKYCTPNDGKKLFVKTKTDPSDISYIHVYLESEKKYIKVPAVDNSGYTNGLSLFEHQRIQKVRRLNTKDLADDEALADTFLYMKKRIQEETDRFRRVKSSKSNLPKTGNTSKLAKFNDVGSEGPSSINVIPVRHKSEVVSDASEYLDDDDFEDIEGY; the protein is encoded by the coding sequence ATGCCACCTGACTCTGATAACATATTTGGGTTCTTTGATGAGTTTGAAGCGTCAGAAGAAGAATCACAGTTGCTCCCAAAAGAACTAATTCTAGAACCCGTTGAAATATCATCGACCATAGATAGTTTGCCAGCAAAAATTCAGGAAGAGGTTCTTCGCCGCATAAAAGTGATTACCTTTGTGGAGAAGCGCTTGAAAGGTGGGTGGACTGAGAAAAACTTGAACCCCATCTTAAGTCTCGTTGAGTCAGAATTACAGCTGACTCCCCCTAGTTGGCGGACTGTAGCAACTTGGAAAAAATCCTACTCTGAAGCAGGTAGAGAACCATGGGCACTTATTCCGAAGCATACGTTTAAGGGCAATCGCCAGAAAGAAATGGATTCGCAATCCTTGATTGATGAGGCAATTCAGAACGTATACCTGACACGTGAACGACTTAGCGTTGCAGAAGCATACCGATATTATAAGAGTCGAGTGATTCAAATGAATCGAGGGATTGTTGAAGGAAAAATCAAGCCAATTGCCGAACGTTCTTTTTACAATCGAATAAATGAGTTACCCCCTTATGAAGTGGCGATTGCGAGATTTGGTAAGCGATATGCAGATCGGGAGTATCGCTCGGTTGGTCAGCAGGTCGCTGCAACTAAACCTATGGAGTTCGTTGAAATAGACCACACCCCAGTTCCAGTGATTTTGATTGACGATGAGCTAGATATTCCTTTAGGCCGCCCTTATTTGACGATGCTTTATGACCGTTTCAGTAAGTGCATTGTTGGTTGCAGTATCAACTTTAGAGAGCCAAGCTTTGACTCTGTTAGAAAGGCTCTGTTGAATTCACTTTTGGATAAAAGCTGGCTTAAAGCAAAGTATCCATCGATTGAGAATGAGTGGCCTTGCCACGGTAAGATTGATTGCTTGGTCGTCGATAACGGTGCCGAGTTTTGGAGTCAAAGCTTGGAAGATTCGTTACGGCCTTTGGTGTCCGATATTCAATATAGTCAAGCCGCGAAGCCTTGGCGAAAGTCAGGGATCGAAAAGCTGTTCGATCAAATGAATAAAGGGTTAGTTAACGCTCTGCCTGGAAAAACCTTCACCAATCCTACTCAACTACAAGATTACAATCCAAAGAAGGATGCCGTGGTCAGGGTATCGGTATTTCTTGAATTACTCCATAAATGGATTGTCGACTATTACCACATGGCACCAGATTCTAGAGAGCGTGAGATCCCATACCACAAGTGGCACCAATCGAAATGGACGCCTTCTTACTATGATGGTGCTGAGAAGGAGCAACTTAGAGTAGAGTTAGGATTGCTTAGACACAGGACGATTGGAGTGGCCGGGATCAGGCTGCATAATTTACGCTATCAGTCCGCCGAGCTTATTGAATACCGGAAATATTGCACACCTAATGATGGCAAAAAGCTCTTTGTTAAAACCAAAACAGATCCTTCTGATATCAGCTACATCCATGTTTATCTAGAATCAGAAAAGAAGTACATAAAAGTTCCAGCGGTAGACAACAGCGGATATACAAACGGCCTTTCACTTTTTGAACACCAGCGCATACAAAAAGTACGCAGACTGAACACCAAGGATCTTGCTGATGATGAGGCTCTTGCGGATACATTTCTATATATGAAAAAACGTATCCAGGAAGAAACCGATAGATTCCGCCGTGTTAAAAGTAGCAAGTCCAACCTTCCTAAAACAGGCAACACGTCGAAACTAGCAAAGTTTAATGATGTCGGATCTGAGGGACCAAGCTCAATCAACGTGATTCCTGTTAGGCACAAATCTGAGGTTGTTTCCGATGCCTCGGAGTACTTAGATGACGATGATTTTGAAGATATTGAAGGGTACTAA
- a CDS encoding YbaY family lipoprotein — translation MKKIILVMMSVFFGALLAGCQTSEPLVKDQGIQTISGTVFYRERIALPEDAAVTLVLEDVSLADAPAKVIAKHKFITNGKQVPLSFDLAYDSKKIIANHRYNVRARIEVNGRLRFISDTIVPVITDEANTHNVEIMVVGVR, via the coding sequence ATGAAAAAAATAATCTTAGTGATGATGTCAGTGTTCTTTGGTGCTTTGTTAGCGGGTTGCCAGACTTCGGAGCCATTAGTGAAAGACCAAGGTATCCAAACCATCAGTGGGACGGTTTTTTATCGTGAGCGTATTGCCTTACCAGAAGACGCGGCTGTCACCCTAGTTTTGGAAGATGTCTCACTGGCTGATGCGCCTGCCAAAGTGATCGCGAAGCACAAATTTATTACCAATGGTAAGCAAGTTCCACTGTCGTTCGATCTTGCTTATGACAGCAAAAAGATCATTGCCAATCACCGTTACAACGTACGTGCACGTATCGAAGTGAATGGTCGCTTACGTTTTATCAGTGACACCATTGTTCCTGTCATCACTGACGAGGCGAACACGCATAATGTTGAGATCATGGTTGTGGGCGTTCGTTAA
- a CDS encoding PLP-dependent cysteine synthase family protein: MCTDHNWINNAIRKIEADFQRSADTHLFKLDLPSLDGIDIYLKDESTHPTGSLKHRLARSLFLYAICNGWIGPETTVIESSSGSTAVSEAYFARLLGLPFIAVMPKCTARKKIEQIEFYGGKAHLVDRSDQIYAESHRLAKELNGHYMDQFTYAERATDWRGNNNIANSIFSQMKLEEHPEPSWIVMSPGTGGTSATIGRFIRYQKLDTKLCVVDPENSVFFDYFQSGDNTITGNTGSKIEGIGRPRVEPSFIAGVVDEMRKIPDAASVACTHWVSKLIGRNVGASTGTNLYGVLQLACEMKQRGERGSIVTLLCDSGDRYLDTYFNEEWVKTNIGDIQPYLEQLEIIERDGCVAPICCPA; this comes from the coding sequence ATGTGTACGGACCACAACTGGATTAATAACGCGATTCGCAAGATTGAAGCTGACTTCCAACGCTCTGCTGATACCCATTTATTTAAGCTCGATCTTCCGTCTCTCGATGGCATTGATATTTATCTCAAAGACGAAAGCACCCATCCAACCGGTTCGCTAAAGCATCGCTTAGCGCGTTCGTTGTTTCTCTACGCGATTTGTAATGGCTGGATTGGCCCAGAAACCACCGTCATTGAGTCATCTTCAGGCAGTACTGCCGTGTCAGAGGCGTACTTCGCACGCTTGCTAGGCTTACCTTTTATCGCAGTGATGCCAAAATGCACCGCTAGAAAGAAAATCGAGCAAATTGAGTTTTATGGCGGTAAAGCCCATTTGGTGGATCGCTCCGATCAAATTTACGCAGAATCTCACCGCTTAGCCAAAGAGTTGAATGGTCACTATATGGATCAGTTCACGTACGCGGAGCGCGCAACGGACTGGCGTGGCAACAACAACATCGCGAACTCTATCTTCAGCCAAATGAAACTCGAAGAGCACCCAGAACCAAGCTGGATCGTGATGAGCCCAGGAACAGGCGGCACGTCGGCCACCATCGGTCGCTTTATCCGTTACCAAAAGCTGGACACCAAGTTGTGCGTGGTTGACCCAGAAAACTCGGTGTTCTTTGACTACTTCCAAAGCGGTGACAACACAATAACGGGCAATACTGGCAGTAAGATCGAGGGCATCGGTCGTCCACGTGTTGAACCAAGCTTTATCGCTGGCGTTGTCGATGAAATGCGAAAAATCCCTGATGCCGCGTCTGTTGCTTGTACTCACTGGGTATCTAAGCTGATTGGCCGCAACGTTGGTGCCTCAACGGGCACAAACCTGTATGGGGTGTTGCAATTGGCATGCGAAATGAAACAGCGTGGCGAGCGCGGCTCTATCGTGACTCTGTTGTGTGACAGCGGAGATCGCTACTTAGACACCTACTTTAATGAAGAGTGGGTAAAAACCAACATTGGTGACATTCAACCCTACTTAGAGCAGCTTGAAATCATTGAGCGCGATGGCTGCGTGGCCCCCATCTGCTGCCCTGCGTAA